NNNNNNNNNNNNNNNNNNNNNNNNNNNNNNNNNNNNNNNNNNNNNNNNNNNNNNNNNNNNNNNNNNNNNNNNNNNNNNNNNNNNNNNNNNNNNNNNNNNNNNNNNNNNNNNNNNNNNNNNNNNNNNNNNNNNNNNNNNNNNNNNNNNNNNNNNNNNNNNNNNNNNNNNNNNNNNNNNNNNNNNNNNNNNNNNNNNNNNNNNNNNNNNNNNNNNNNNNNNNNNNNNNNNNNNNNNNNNNNNNNNNNNNNNNNNNNNNNNNNNNNNNNNNNNNNNNNNNNNNNNNNNNNNNNNNNNNNNNNNNNNNNNNNNNNNNNNNNNNNNNNNNNNNNNNNNNNNNNNNNNNNNNNNNNNNNNNNNNNNNNNNNNNNNNNNNNNNNNNNNNNNNNNNNNNNNNNNNNNNNNNNNNNNNNNNNNNNNNNNNNNNNNNNNNNNNNNNNNNNNNNNNNNNNNNNNNNNNNNNNNNNNNNNNNNNNNNNNNNNNNNNNNNNNNNNNNNNNNNNNNNNNNNNNNNNNNNNNNNNNNNNNNNNNNNNNNNNNNNNNNNNNNNNNNNNNNNNNNNNNNNNNNNNNNNNNNNNNNNNNNNNNNNNNNNNNNNNNNNNNNNNNNNNNNNNNNNNNNNNNNNNNNNNNNNNNNNNNNNNNNNNNNNNNNNNNNNNNNNNNNNNNNNNNNNNNNNNNNNNNNNNNNNNNNNNNNNNNNNNNNNNNNNNNNNNNNNNNNNNNNNNNNNNNNNNNNNNNNNNNNNNNNNNNNNNNNNNNNNNNNNNNNNNNNNNNNNNNNNNNNNNNNNNNNNNNNNNNNNNNNNNNNNNNNNNNNNNNNNNNNNNNNNNNNNNNNNNNTCGCCATTTTCGTTCTTTATTAAACAGGCAATGAGATCGTCAAAAGCAGAAGGCTCCTAGAAAAATTCGTGGTCCATCGGAATGACGTTTCTGCAAGGCTTTTAAATCAGCTGATTTTTATAAGTCAAAATAAGAGATGAATGAGCTGTCAACAGGCGACTAATGTCAACTGGCATTTTATGATATTTTAATCGGATGCTGGTGTTTATGAATTATATTGGTACGTGATGTTTGGGAAGATACATTTTTGATAGCTAAGTTAGTGACATCTCCGGCCTGCTTTGTTGCAATACCATACACAGCTAACGTCAtgctagcatagctagctagtttgttaaagaacgttagcttgctagatTGCGAAAAAGAAGTTTGTTATCCACACATGTTTTATTTTGTGCATCAATGCTTTAATCTCAGATCATTTTAATTCGATAACATGCCGCTTGTGGTTACTGTAACTAGCTCAACGTGTTaacttgtttagctagctaagttagctagctttgTGATGATAAGGCAAAGCATGAtgcctgttgtttttgtttacctgtgGCTAGCTTCATAGCCATGTGATATTGCTATGCTTATACAACTTTTCAGCAATGGTAAAAACGATTACAGTTTGTTATTTACAAGTTGTTGACCGAATCATacgtctagctagctagcttggtggACATGCCATGGAGAAATGGAAAGCTAGCCAGAATAAGTAACTGGTCACTAATGGTGGTTGATGTCCTGCTCGCTCTCGTCTTTTAGGTGTGGACTGCTCCCTGATCTTTCCCCTCACAGCTATATAGATCGCCTGCCATCATGGACAAGATTCTAGAGGCGCTGGTCAGCTCCTCTCACTCAGTCCCAGTGAAGAAGGCCATCGTGAAGAAGGTAGTCGAAGCCGCAGAGAAAGAGGTCACGGCGGAGCAATGTCAGGCCCTGTACACCCTCACCACTCGCCTCATCTTCTTGGGCGAAGACGCCTTCCAGAAACYGGTGGGCTTCCAGGTGCTGGAGGCCTATGCCCGCTACCACCGTGCTGATTTTGAGCTCTTCTTCAGCAAAGACTTTGTCCTGGGCCTGTTACAGCAGGGCTACGGCCCCCTGGACCGCAAAGACCCGGCCGTGGTCGACTACATCCATGGCTGCCTGCGGCTGCTGATCAGCTGCCCCTCGGTGCTGGATATCTTCTCCATCATCCAGACAGAAATCCTAAGGATGGTGTGCGAACGGCCTGAGCCAGCCCTGTGCGCCCGTCTTGCCACCATGCTCTCAGACTTCGTACAGTGCATCCCCCGGGAGAAGGCGGCCATTTTGTTCTGCCAGCAGTTGGTGAGGACCATTGGGTACTTCCACTGTCCGGCCAGCCAGGAGCAGGAGCTGAGGGAGTACGTGGACCAGGTGACCAAGGTCAGCACGTTGTTGCAGAACATCTGGAAGGCGGAGCCGgtcacactgctgccatctctgCAGGAGGTGTTCGCTATAATCTCCTCCACTGgtgagactgagggagggagcaccacacacagtcacagatgagcacacacgcacaaattGCACTGTATGTGTCTATGCATCAATGCCCCATAcaagttggggcggcaggtagcctagtggttagagtgWtgggccagtaaccgaaaggttgctacatcgaatccccgaactgacaaggtaaaaatctgtcgttctgcccctgaacaaggcagttaacccactgttcccaggtaggccgtcattgtaaatatgaatttgctcttaactgacttgcctagttaaagttttATAAATCATTTGAACAAAATGAGCAGTTTCAAATACAATATCAATTTTTACTGTACACKAGTAAAGTACACAATAGTATTTTCTAATGCAGTCACTAATTTGACCTCCACRTTCGCCCACCTATGGAAAAACTAGGAATGTCAGGCTTGTTAGCACATGCTTGAGACTTGGAACAGTCACTACTTAGTCATTTTAATGATCCAGGGTGGTGGAGAGTTCATGCACCACTCAATATCAGACTTGAATTGGGTCACTTGGTTAGGGAAGAGGTTGTAAACAAGACATTTTAATAGAATTGGGACATATTTTATAAGCTGTGGCCCAACAAAACARCAGTCAATTATAC
The nucleotide sequence above comes from Salvelinus sp. IW2-2015 unplaced genomic scaffold, ASM291031v2 Un_scaffold7688, whole genome shotgun sequence. Encoded proteins:
- the usp38 gene encoding ubiquitin carboxyl-terminal hydrolase 38; this encodes MDKILEALVSSSHSVPVKKAIVKKVVEAAEKEVTAEQCQALYTLTTRLIFLGEDAFQKXVGFQVLEAYARYHRADFELFFSKDFVLGLLQQGYGPLDRKDPAVVDYIHGCLRLLISCPSVLDIFSIIQTEILRMVCERPEPALCARLATMLSDFVQCIPREKAAILFCQQLVRTIGYFHCPASQEQELREYVDQVTKVSTLLQNIWKAEPVTLLPSLQEVFAIISSTDTSFDPSIALASLVQHIPLQMITVLIKSLTTDQNVKDTSMTQALCSGQYTTHQFNLKQGDIYEDGELLHRSQSLQQGNDPHLHM